In one window of Synergistaceae bacterium DZ-S4 DNA:
- a CDS encoding A24 family peptidase translates to MESITIFMGFAAGAVIGSFINAAAMRTVSEKKWWGNERSVCDKCGRKLNFFDLIPIISYLVLAGHCRTCRSPIPPRHFISELTGGVIGALSVWYWGIDTPLLFSFIALFFMLFHSLTDIESGYIYDPWALAMTAVSMLARLSGGFSALIDGAMGAALGFLFIYAIVLLSRGGMGMGDAMMMLGVGALLGWKLTILSLYLGFMSSGAIVIPLLAAKKLSRKDAVALGPYLAAGCILAIFTGRFIFEYLGFSLGWPWSNI, encoded by the coding sequence ATGGAAAGTATAACCATATTCATGGGTTTTGCCGCAGGGGCGGTCATAGGTTCTTTCATCAATGCCGCGGCTATGCGTACTGTGTCAGAGAAAAAATGGTGGGGCAACGAGCGCTCCGTCTGCGACAAGTGCGGAAGAAAGCTTAATTTCTTCGACCTTATTCCCATAATTTCCTACCTGGTGCTTGCCGGACACTGCCGTACCTGCAGGAGCCCGATACCTCCGCGGCATTTCATATCCGAGCTTACAGGAGGGGTTATAGGAGCGCTCTCGGTATGGTACTGGGGCATCGATACACCTTTGCTCTTCTCTTTCATTGCTCTCTTCTTTATGCTCTTCCACTCTCTCACAGACATCGAAAGCGGCTACATCTACGATCCGTGGGCCCTCGCAATGACCGCTGTCTCAATGCTTGCAAGGCTTTCGGGAGGATTTTCCGCCCTGATCGACGGAGCGATGGGAGCAGCGCTGGGATTTCTCTTTATTTATGCTATCGTTTTGCTGAGCCGCGGCGGCATGGGCATGGGAGACGCGATGATGATGCTTGGGGTCGGAGCCCTTCTGGGATGGAAGCTTACCATTCTCAGCCTCTATCTTGGCTTTATGTCAAGCGGAGCGATAGTGATCCCGCTACTGGCCGCGAAAAAACTCAGCAGGAAGGATGCGGTGGCACTTGGCCCTTATCTGGCAGCCGGATGCATCCTGGCAATATTCACAGGGCGGTTTATCTTTGAATACCTGGGTTTCAGCCTCGGCTGGCCCTGGTCCAATATATGA
- a CDS encoding 2-hydroxymuconate tautomerase family protein, giving the protein MPIVVVNIKEGRTLEQKRDMVTKVTDALCETMEVPKTSVRIIINEMANDNFAIAGTLICDNPDAQVKKKS; this is encoded by the coding sequence ATGCCCATCGTAGTAGTGAACATCAAAGAGGGTCGCACACTGGAACAGAAGCGCGACATGGTGACGAAAGTCACCGATGCTCTTTGTGAGACTATGGAGGTCCCTAAAACGTCAGTCCGCATAATCATCAACGAAATGGCAAACGACAATTTTGCGATCGCCGGCACCCTTATATGCGACAACCCGGATGCCCAGGTCAAGAAAAAGAGTTAG
- a CDS encoding lipid A biosynthesis acyltransferase, producing the protein MDRKLRYFIRFAKMIKPGWRATALFYFLFIPVRLIAPRKKVAQKNIELVFPEKTDAEKRKMLDGSYRSMIWTGIEMLSWQRDPSLVDKWIVEIEGREHMDRAFAGDRGVIVVSAHCGNWEHAAAWLGRNCRGVGVVRHSDDPFQRELIDTLRRNGGLRTLGKDEPMTRAVGILRKNELIGLAADQHGGGDGILVPFFGHETSTFQGAAVFAWISGAPILPYQCIRIEPFRFKLVIGPPIEWEKTKDREATLRSLTAKVNLELEKIIRRAPEQYLWQHKRFKELFSG; encoded by the coding sequence ATGGATCGGAAACTCAGATATTTTATCCGTTTTGCAAAAATGATAAAACCGGGATGGAGAGCCACGGCTCTTTTTTATTTCCTTTTCATCCCTGTCAGGCTCATCGCGCCAAGGAAAAAGGTCGCACAAAAAAACATCGAACTCGTTTTCCCGGAAAAAACTGACGCCGAAAAAAGGAAGATGCTTGACGGATCTTACAGGAGCATGATATGGACAGGCATAGAAATGCTCTCATGGCAGAGAGATCCCTCCCTCGTTGACAAATGGATCGTTGAGATCGAAGGAAGAGAACACATGGACCGGGCTTTTGCCGGCGACAGAGGAGTAATTGTTGTCTCAGCCCACTGCGGAAACTGGGAACATGCCGCGGCCTGGCTGGGAAGGAACTGCAGGGGCGTAGGCGTGGTCCGTCATTCCGACGATCCCTTCCAGCGGGAGCTTATAGATACGCTGAGACGAAACGGCGGTCTTCGTACACTGGGGAAAGATGAGCCGATGACGAGAGCTGTCGGCATACTTAGGAAAAATGAACTGATAGGTCTTGCGGCAGACCAACACGGCGGGGGAGACGGGATCTTGGTCCCCTTCTTCGGACACGAGACGAGCACTTTTCAGGGAGCTGCAGTATTTGCCTGGATATCGGGAGCTCCCATTCTGCCGTACCAGTGTATCAGGATAGAGCCGTTCCGTTTCAAACTGGTGATAGGCCCCCCGATCGAATGGGAAAAAACAAAGGACCGGGAGGCAACGCTTAGATCACTTACAGCCAAAGTGAATCTGGAGCTGGAAAAAATTATTCGCAGAGCGCCTGAACAGTACCTATGGCAGCACAAGCGGTTCAAGGAGCTCTTTTCCGGCTAA
- the tyrS gene encoding tyrosine--tRNA ligase: MYCNALNVLKERGFVEWSSHNEELEEHFMKSMVTGYIGFDPSADSLHVGNLVAIMGLAWMQRLGHRPIALAGGGTGRIGDPSGKSAERNLLSEEEISYNVSRIAKQLEHFLDFNCGENSAILVNNNEWLKKLNYIEFLRDIGKYFSVSFLVNRDYVRNRVLDPDKSITYTELSYILLQAYDFNHMYNELNCTLQMGGNDQQVNIIAGMDLARKKSGGQCYGITFPLLLNAQGQKFGKSESGAVYLSTHRTSIYKFYQFWINVDDSDLEKLYKLFTFMELDEISAIIEDHNKNPHLRVAQKKLALDLTCRVHGEDAAKRAKDASAILFGEMDIREADAELLGTLSAEIPFAETGLAIGGPITDLLVLSGGCASKGEAKRKIKEGGVYLNGDKVTEETRQLSSEDLLSGGYVQLRVGKKDFRLVKFGD; encoded by the coding sequence ATGTACTGCAATGCGCTGAATGTTTTGAAGGAACGTGGATTCGTCGAGTGGAGCAGCCACAACGAAGAGCTTGAGGAGCACTTTATGAAAAGCATGGTAACAGGTTATATCGGCTTTGATCCAAGCGCCGACAGCCTCCACGTGGGGAACCTCGTGGCGATAATGGGGCTTGCCTGGATGCAGCGCCTCGGACATCGTCCAATAGCCCTTGCCGGCGGAGGCACAGGGCGGATCGGCGACCCTTCTGGCAAAAGCGCGGAGAGAAACCTTCTCTCCGAGGAAGAGATAAGTTACAACGTAAGCCGGATAGCAAAACAGCTGGAGCACTTCCTTGATTTCAACTGCGGGGAGAACAGCGCGATCCTTGTAAACAACAACGAGTGGCTCAAAAAACTCAATTACATAGAGTTCCTCAGGGACATAGGAAAATACTTCTCCGTAAGTTTTCTTGTCAACAGGGATTACGTCAGGAACCGGGTACTCGACCCCGACAAGTCGATAACCTACACTGAGCTCTCCTACATCCTTCTGCAGGCATACGACTTCAACCACATGTACAACGAATTGAACTGCACCCTCCAGATGGGGGGGAACGACCAGCAGGTGAACATCATCGCGGGCATGGACCTCGCGCGCAAAAAATCAGGGGGCCAGTGCTACGGTATTACGTTCCCGCTGCTGCTCAACGCACAGGGACAGAAGTTTGGAAAATCTGAGAGCGGAGCCGTCTACCTCTCTACACACCGCACAAGCATATACAAGTTCTATCAGTTCTGGATAAATGTCGACGACAGCGACCTTGAAAAGCTATATAAGCTTTTCACATTCATGGAACTTGATGAAATAAGCGCCATCATCGAAGATCACAATAAAAATCCGCATTTAAGGGTGGCCCAGAAAAAGCTCGCATTGGACCTTACCTGCAGGGTTCATGGAGAAGATGCCGCGAAAAGGGCAAAGGACGCAAGCGCCATACTCTTCGGAGAAATGGACATAAGGGAAGCAGATGCCGAACTCCTTGGCACACTGTCTGCAGAGATCCCTTTTGCAGAGACCGGCTTGGCGATCGGCGGCCCGATCACAGATCTTCTTGTGCTTTCAGGCGGATGCGCCTCAAAGGGTGAGGCAAAACGTAAAATAAAAGAGGGCGGAGTCTACCTCAACGGAGACAAAGTCACAGAAGAGACAAGGCAGCTTTCGTCAGAAGACCTCCTTAGCGGTGGATATGTTCAGCTGCGGGTAGGCAAGAAAGATTTCAGACTGGTCAAATTCGGAGACTGA